Proteins from one Ipomoea triloba cultivar NCNSP0323 chromosome 1, ASM357664v1 genomic window:
- the LOC116032436 gene encoding helicase sen1 isoform X2: protein MASKGRLLFDLNEPPTEDDEENDGVSSSQPQRAVPSSSNHTSDYLSASSGPQGIVNNHAFSHASSLSMFQPFVRLKSSEATKPFNEQENSSGDMALNVGSSLISNGKEHHNITGNTTLNVHSSLISNGQDMKAVLHPNLSFVGTQVIEKEEGEWTDAEGSPDICRNSEIHEHPSSVDDKVQEEKSTVDKVNKIENVVSMKSISQSIENMKDENSNAPSLGPDKDTNEGKSSNSRISESNGKGDNSMEGQEDTSLMPKQREIRGVEASHALKCASNFAKRPRLDQQKEAMLGKKRSRQTMFLDLEDVKQAGPLKSTTRRQNFPATVTTRTVKDTQSNIPIADRSGEKQVQPFTKDMKLVDSSYNEGSSSVEPNGSKSECNGDMHVGSLSFSRRMNSSANLAAETPAPSINRQSSWNQPSDQRQMQAKSSQPPIRKPALVGQNSMDPKLGAKKVPSKKLPVVTAQYHDTSVERLLREVTNEKLWHQSDKTELQCVPGSFDSVEEYVRVFEPLLFEECRAQLSSTLEEVTESGSHIKVYVKNVERRERGWYDAILLPESEYKWTFKEGDVAVLSTPRPGSVRLRRGFGVDEEPEINGRVAGTVRRHIPIDKRDPPGAILHFYVGDSYDNSKIDDDNILRKLQPRGTWFLTVLGSLATTQREYVALHAFRRLNSQMQNAILQPSSEHFPKYEEQTPAMPDCFTPNFVEYLHRTFNAPQLAAIQWAATHTAAGTNGIAKRQDPWPFTLVQGPPGTGKTHTVWGMLNVIHLVQYQHYYTALLKKLAPESYKQNNESNLDNVASGSIDEVLLSMDQNLFRTLPKLCPKPRMLVCAPSNAATDELLARVLDRGFIDGEMKVYRPDVARVGVDSQTRAAQAVSVERRTELLLMKSRDEVLGWMHQLRNREAQLSQQIACLQRELNVAAAAGRAQGSVGVDPDVLMARDQNRDSLLQNLAAIVEHRDKVLVEMSRLVILEGRFRAGSNFNMEEARANLEASFANEAEIVFTTVSSSGRKLFSRLTHGFDMVVIDEAAQASEVAVLPPLSLGAARCVLVGDPQQLPATVISKAAGTLMYSRSLFERFQQAGCPTMLLSVQYRMHPQIRDFPSKYFYQGRLTDSESVVNLADEAYYKDPLLRPYIFYDITHGRESHRGGSVSYQNTHEAQFCLRLYEHLQKTCKSLGVGKVSVGIITPYKLQLKCLQREFAGVLSTEEGKDIYINTVDAFQGQERDVIIMSCVRASNHGVGFVADIRRMNVALTRARRALWVMGNANALIQSEDWAALIADAKTRKCYMDMDSLPKDLFMVKGPSHARGLRPGPRPRLYDSQLDSRSGTPSEDDEKSNTSHAPLRNGNYRQYKPQLENSLDDFDQSGDKSRDVWPYGLHKRQNGPGVGRRNL, encoded by the exons ATGGCATCTAAAGGAAGGCTGTTATTTGATCTTAATGAACCCCCCACTGAGGATGATGAGGAAAATGATGGTGTTTCCAGCTCCCAGCCTCAGAGAGCAGTTCCTTCTTCCAGTAATCACACTTCTGACTATTTATCAGCCTCTTCGGGTCCTCAAGGGATAGTTAACAACCATGCCTTTTCACATGCATCTTCTTTATCGATGTTTCAGCCTTTTGTACGTCTAAAAAGCTCTGAGGCTACAAAACCTTTTAATGAACAAGAGAATAGTAGTGGGGATATGGCATTAAATGTAGGTTCATCATTGATAAGTAATGGAAAGGAACATCATAATATTACTGGGAATACAACATTAAATGTACATTCATCATTGATAAGTAATGGTCAGGATATGAAGGCTGTGCTCCACCCAAATTTGAGCTTTGTAGGTACACAAGTTATTGAGAAAGAGGAAGGTGAATGGACTGATGCAGAGGGATCTCCAGATATATGCAGAAATTCTGAAATCCATGAACATCCGAGTTCTGTGGATGATAAAGTTCAAGAGGAGAAAAGTACTGTTGATAAGGttaacaaaattgaaaatgttgtttctATGAAGAGTATTTCTCAAAGCATTGAAAACATGAAGGATGAAAATAGCAATGCTCCCTCCCTAGGACCAGATAAAGACACAAATGAAGGGAAAAGCAGTAATAGCCGAATTTCAGAAAGCAATGGCAAAGGTGACAACTCTATGGAAGGTCAGGAGGACACTAGCTTAATGCCAAAGCAAAGAGAAATTCGAGGAGTTGAAGCAAGTCATGCGCTGAAGTGTGCCAGTAATTTTGCAAAGCGTCCCAGGCTTGATCAGCAGAAGGAAGCAATGCTTGGAAAGAAGCGTAGCAGGCAGACCATGTTCCTTGATCTGGAAGATGTTAAACAAGCAGGCCCCTTGAAGAGTACAACTAGGCGGCAGAACTTTCCAGCAACTGTTACGACTCGCACTGTAAAAGACACTCAGTCGAACATTCCAATTGCTGACAGGAGTGGGGAAAAGCAGGTGCAGCCATTTACTAAGGATATGAAGTTGGTTGATTCATCATATAATGAAGGAAGTAGTTCTGTGGAACCTAATGGCTCTAAATCAGAGTGTAATGGTGATATGCATGTAGGATCTTTAAGTTTTTCCAGAAGGATGAATAGTTCTGCCAATCTTGCAGCAGAGACTCCAGCACCATCAATAAATAGACAGAGTTCTTGGAATCAACCTTCAGATCAGAGGCAAATGCAAGCTAAGAGTTCCCAGCCTCCTATTAGGAAGCCTGCCTTGGTCGGCCAAAACTCAATGGATCCAAAATTGGGAGCAAAAAAGGTTCCTTCAAAGAAGCTACCTGTTGTAACTGCCCAATACCATGATACATCAGTTGAGCGTCTTCTGCGTGAGGTGACGAATGAGAAGTTATGGCATCAGTCAG ATAAAACAGAGCTACAGTGTGTTCCTGGTAGCTTTGACTCTGTGGAAGAGTATGTTAGAGTGTTCGAACCTCTGCTTTTTGAGGAATGTCGAGCCCAACTGAGCAGTACTTTGGAGGAGGTAACTGAATCAGGATCACACATCAAAGTCTAtgtaaaaaatgttgaaagacgTGAAAGAG GATGGTATGATGCGATACTTCTTCCAGAAAGTGAGTACAAATGGACATTCAAAGAGGGAGATGTTGCAGTTCTTTCGACTCCTCGACCTGGATCAG TCAGATTGCGGAGAGGCTTTGGGGTTGATGAAGAGCCAGAGATAAATGGTCGTGTGGCTGGGACAGTAAGGCGGCATATACCTATTGATAAAAGGGACCCTCCTGGGGCAATCCTACACTTCTATGTTGGGGATTCTTATGACAACAG CAAGATCGATGATGATAATATTCTGAGGAAATTACAACCAAGGGGCACCTGGTTTCTGACTGTGCTGGGCTCTCTTGCAACCACCCAAAGAGAGTATGTTGCTCTGCATGCATTCCGCCGGCTTAATTCACAG ATGCAAAATGCTATTCTCCAACCTAGTTCTGAGCATTTCCCCAAATATGAGGAGCAGACACCTGCAATGCCTGACTGCTTCACACCAAACTTTGTTGAGTATTTGCACAGGACTTTCAATGCCCCCCAGTTAGCAGCAATCCAGTGGGCTGCAACACATACAGCTGCTGGGACTAATGGGATTGCAAAGAGGCAAGACCCATGGCCTTTCACCCTGGTACAAGGCCCCCCTGGTACAGGTAAGACACATACTGTCTGGGGAATGCTAAATGTGATACATCTTGTTCAGTATCAGCACTATTATACTGCACTTCTGAAGAAATTGGCACCTGAAAGCTATAAGCAGAATAATGAGAGTAACTTGGATAATGTTGCCTCTGGATCTATTGATGAAGTCCTCCTAAGCATGGATCAAAATCTATTTCGCACTCTCCCTAAACTTTGCCCAAAACCTAGGATGCTTGTCTGTGCTCCTTCGAATGCTGCTACTGATGAGTTGCTTGCACGTGTTCTTGATCGTGGATTTATTGATGGTGAGATGAAAGTTTATCGTCCTGATGTTGCCAGAGTTGGGGTGGACTCCCAGACTAGGGCTGCCCAAGCAGTTTCTGTAGAACGAAGAACGGAATTGCTTTTAATGAAGAGTCGTGATGAAGTTCTTGGATGGATGCACCAGTTAAGAAATCGTGAAGCACAATTGTCTCAGCAGATTGCTTGCCTTCAAAGAGAGCTCAATGTTGCAGCTGCTGCTGGTAGGGCACAAGGATCTGTTGGTGTTGATCCTGATGTTCTCATGGCAAGGGACCAAAATCGAGACTCTTTGCTGCAGAACCTTGCAGCAATAGTTGAGCACAGAGATAAAGTGCTTGTGGAGATGTCCCGTCTTGTAATTCTAGAAGGTAGGTTTCGTGCAGGTAGCAACTTCAATATGGAGGAAGCTCGTGCTAATCTCGAAGCTAGCTTTGCAAATGAAGCTGAGATTGTTTTTACAACCGTGTCAAGTAGTGGACGGAAGTTGTTCTCTCGTCTTACTCATGGATTTGACATGGTTGTCATCGATGAAGCTGCCCAAGCCAGTGAAGTGGCTGTTCTTCCTCCTCTCTCTCTTGGTGCAGCACGTTGTGTGTTAGTTGGGGATCCACAGCAGCTTCCTGCAACTGTAATCAGCAAAGCAGCTGGAACATTGATGTATAGCAGAAGCCTTTTTGAGAGGTTCCAACAAGCAGGCTGCCCAACAATGTTGTTATCTGTGCAATATAGAATGCATCCTCAAATTAGGGATTTCCCTTCGAAGTATTTTTACCAAGGTCGCCTTACTGATAGTGAGAGTGTTGTCAATTTGGCTGATGAAGCATATTACAAGGATCCTTTGTTGCGGCCTTACATCTTTTATGACATTACACATGGCCGTGAATCCCATCGAGGCGGATCGGTCTCCTACCAGAATACACATGAGGCACAGTTTTGTCTTAGGTTGTATGAGCATCTTCAGAAAACCTGTAAATCTTTAGGTGTTGGAAAAGTATCTGTGGGTATAATTACCCCATACAAGCTGCAACTGAAATGCCTTCAGAGAGAATTTGCAGGAGTCCTAAGTACAGAGGAAGGGAAAGATATCTATATCAACACTGTCGATGCATTCCAAGGTCAAGAGCGTGATGTCATTATTATGTCTTGTGTCCGTGCATCAAATCATGGAGTGGGTTTTGTTGCTGATATACGCCGGATGAATGTAGCTCTCACTCGTGCACGAAGAGCTCTTTGG GTAATGGGAAATGCCAATGCACTCATACAGTCTGAAGATTGGGCTGCTCTTATTGCTGATGCTAAAACAAGAAAATGTTATATGGATATGGATTCTTTGCCAAAGGACTTATTCATGGTGAAAGGTCCTTCTCATGCCAGAGGTTTAAGACCTGGGCCCCGACCTAGGCTGTATGATTCACAACTGGATTCCAGGTCAGGGACACCTTCTGAAGATGATGAGAAGTCAAACACATCACATGCTCCTCTACGGAATGGGAATTACCGGCAGTATAAGCCACAACTAGAGAATTCTCTGGATGATTTTGATCAATCTGGAGATAAATCTAGAGATGTTTGGCCATATGGTTTACATAAGAGGCAAAATGGGCCTGGAGTTGGGAGAAGAAACTTGTAG
- the LOC116032436 gene encoding helicase sen1 isoform X1 — MASKGRLLFDLNEPPTEDDEENDGVSSSQPQRAVPSSSNHTSDYLSASSGPQGIVNNHAFSHASSLSMFQPFVRLKSSEATKPFNEQENSSGDMALNVGSSLISNGKEHHNITGNTTLNVHSSLISNGQDMKAVLHPNLSFVGTQVIEKEEGEWTDAEGSPDICRNSEIHEHPSSVDDKVQEEKSTVDKVNKIENVVSMKSISQSIENMKDENSNAPSLGPDKDTNEGKSSNSRISESNGKGDNSMEGQEDTSLMPKQREIRGVEASHALKCASNFAKRPRLDQQKEAMLGKKRSRQTMFLDLEDVKQAGPLKSTTRRQNFPATVTTRTVKDTQSNIPIADRSGEKQVQPFTKDMKLVDSSYNEGSSSVEPNGSKSECNGDMHVGSLSFSRRMNSSANLAAETPAPSINRQSSWNQPSDQRQMQAKSSQPPIRKPALVGQNSMDPKLGAKKVPSKKLPVVTAQYHDTSVERLLREVTNEKLWHQSDKTELQCVPGSFDSVEEYVRVFEPLLFEECRAQLSSTLEEVTESGSHIKVYVKNVERRERGWYDAILLPESEYKWTFKEGDVAVLSTPRPGSAVRLRRGFGVDEEPEINGRVAGTVRRHIPIDKRDPPGAILHFYVGDSYDNSKIDDDNILRKLQPRGTWFLTVLGSLATTQREYVALHAFRRLNSQMQNAILQPSSEHFPKYEEQTPAMPDCFTPNFVEYLHRTFNAPQLAAIQWAATHTAAGTNGIAKRQDPWPFTLVQGPPGTGKTHTVWGMLNVIHLVQYQHYYTALLKKLAPESYKQNNESNLDNVASGSIDEVLLSMDQNLFRTLPKLCPKPRMLVCAPSNAATDELLARVLDRGFIDGEMKVYRPDVARVGVDSQTRAAQAVSVERRTELLLMKSRDEVLGWMHQLRNREAQLSQQIACLQRELNVAAAAGRAQGSVGVDPDVLMARDQNRDSLLQNLAAIVEHRDKVLVEMSRLVILEGRFRAGSNFNMEEARANLEASFANEAEIVFTTVSSSGRKLFSRLTHGFDMVVIDEAAQASEVAVLPPLSLGAARCVLVGDPQQLPATVISKAAGTLMYSRSLFERFQQAGCPTMLLSVQYRMHPQIRDFPSKYFYQGRLTDSESVVNLADEAYYKDPLLRPYIFYDITHGRESHRGGSVSYQNTHEAQFCLRLYEHLQKTCKSLGVGKVSVGIITPYKLQLKCLQREFAGVLSTEEGKDIYINTVDAFQGQERDVIIMSCVRASNHGVGFVADIRRMNVALTRARRALWVMGNANALIQSEDWAALIADAKTRKCYMDMDSLPKDLFMVKGPSHARGLRPGPRPRLYDSQLDSRSGTPSEDDEKSNTSHAPLRNGNYRQYKPQLENSLDDFDQSGDKSRDVWPYGLHKRQNGPGVGRRNL, encoded by the exons ATGGCATCTAAAGGAAGGCTGTTATTTGATCTTAATGAACCCCCCACTGAGGATGATGAGGAAAATGATGGTGTTTCCAGCTCCCAGCCTCAGAGAGCAGTTCCTTCTTCCAGTAATCACACTTCTGACTATTTATCAGCCTCTTCGGGTCCTCAAGGGATAGTTAACAACCATGCCTTTTCACATGCATCTTCTTTATCGATGTTTCAGCCTTTTGTACGTCTAAAAAGCTCTGAGGCTACAAAACCTTTTAATGAACAAGAGAATAGTAGTGGGGATATGGCATTAAATGTAGGTTCATCATTGATAAGTAATGGAAAGGAACATCATAATATTACTGGGAATACAACATTAAATGTACATTCATCATTGATAAGTAATGGTCAGGATATGAAGGCTGTGCTCCACCCAAATTTGAGCTTTGTAGGTACACAAGTTATTGAGAAAGAGGAAGGTGAATGGACTGATGCAGAGGGATCTCCAGATATATGCAGAAATTCTGAAATCCATGAACATCCGAGTTCTGTGGATGATAAAGTTCAAGAGGAGAAAAGTACTGTTGATAAGGttaacaaaattgaaaatgttgtttctATGAAGAGTATTTCTCAAAGCATTGAAAACATGAAGGATGAAAATAGCAATGCTCCCTCCCTAGGACCAGATAAAGACACAAATGAAGGGAAAAGCAGTAATAGCCGAATTTCAGAAAGCAATGGCAAAGGTGACAACTCTATGGAAGGTCAGGAGGACACTAGCTTAATGCCAAAGCAAAGAGAAATTCGAGGAGTTGAAGCAAGTCATGCGCTGAAGTGTGCCAGTAATTTTGCAAAGCGTCCCAGGCTTGATCAGCAGAAGGAAGCAATGCTTGGAAAGAAGCGTAGCAGGCAGACCATGTTCCTTGATCTGGAAGATGTTAAACAAGCAGGCCCCTTGAAGAGTACAACTAGGCGGCAGAACTTTCCAGCAACTGTTACGACTCGCACTGTAAAAGACACTCAGTCGAACATTCCAATTGCTGACAGGAGTGGGGAAAAGCAGGTGCAGCCATTTACTAAGGATATGAAGTTGGTTGATTCATCATATAATGAAGGAAGTAGTTCTGTGGAACCTAATGGCTCTAAATCAGAGTGTAATGGTGATATGCATGTAGGATCTTTAAGTTTTTCCAGAAGGATGAATAGTTCTGCCAATCTTGCAGCAGAGACTCCAGCACCATCAATAAATAGACAGAGTTCTTGGAATCAACCTTCAGATCAGAGGCAAATGCAAGCTAAGAGTTCCCAGCCTCCTATTAGGAAGCCTGCCTTGGTCGGCCAAAACTCAATGGATCCAAAATTGGGAGCAAAAAAGGTTCCTTCAAAGAAGCTACCTGTTGTAACTGCCCAATACCATGATACATCAGTTGAGCGTCTTCTGCGTGAGGTGACGAATGAGAAGTTATGGCATCAGTCAG ATAAAACAGAGCTACAGTGTGTTCCTGGTAGCTTTGACTCTGTGGAAGAGTATGTTAGAGTGTTCGAACCTCTGCTTTTTGAGGAATGTCGAGCCCAACTGAGCAGTACTTTGGAGGAGGTAACTGAATCAGGATCACACATCAAAGTCTAtgtaaaaaatgttgaaagacgTGAAAGAG GATGGTATGATGCGATACTTCTTCCAGAAAGTGAGTACAAATGGACATTCAAAGAGGGAGATGTTGCAGTTCTTTCGACTCCTCGACCTGGATCAG cAGTCAGATTGCGGAGAGGCTTTGGGGTTGATGAAGAGCCAGAGATAAATGGTCGTGTGGCTGGGACAGTAAGGCGGCATATACCTATTGATAAAAGGGACCCTCCTGGGGCAATCCTACACTTCTATGTTGGGGATTCTTATGACAACAG CAAGATCGATGATGATAATATTCTGAGGAAATTACAACCAAGGGGCACCTGGTTTCTGACTGTGCTGGGCTCTCTTGCAACCACCCAAAGAGAGTATGTTGCTCTGCATGCATTCCGCCGGCTTAATTCACAG ATGCAAAATGCTATTCTCCAACCTAGTTCTGAGCATTTCCCCAAATATGAGGAGCAGACACCTGCAATGCCTGACTGCTTCACACCAAACTTTGTTGAGTATTTGCACAGGACTTTCAATGCCCCCCAGTTAGCAGCAATCCAGTGGGCTGCAACACATACAGCTGCTGGGACTAATGGGATTGCAAAGAGGCAAGACCCATGGCCTTTCACCCTGGTACAAGGCCCCCCTGGTACAGGTAAGACACATACTGTCTGGGGAATGCTAAATGTGATACATCTTGTTCAGTATCAGCACTATTATACTGCACTTCTGAAGAAATTGGCACCTGAAAGCTATAAGCAGAATAATGAGAGTAACTTGGATAATGTTGCCTCTGGATCTATTGATGAAGTCCTCCTAAGCATGGATCAAAATCTATTTCGCACTCTCCCTAAACTTTGCCCAAAACCTAGGATGCTTGTCTGTGCTCCTTCGAATGCTGCTACTGATGAGTTGCTTGCACGTGTTCTTGATCGTGGATTTATTGATGGTGAGATGAAAGTTTATCGTCCTGATGTTGCCAGAGTTGGGGTGGACTCCCAGACTAGGGCTGCCCAAGCAGTTTCTGTAGAACGAAGAACGGAATTGCTTTTAATGAAGAGTCGTGATGAAGTTCTTGGATGGATGCACCAGTTAAGAAATCGTGAAGCACAATTGTCTCAGCAGATTGCTTGCCTTCAAAGAGAGCTCAATGTTGCAGCTGCTGCTGGTAGGGCACAAGGATCTGTTGGTGTTGATCCTGATGTTCTCATGGCAAGGGACCAAAATCGAGACTCTTTGCTGCAGAACCTTGCAGCAATAGTTGAGCACAGAGATAAAGTGCTTGTGGAGATGTCCCGTCTTGTAATTCTAGAAGGTAGGTTTCGTGCAGGTAGCAACTTCAATATGGAGGAAGCTCGTGCTAATCTCGAAGCTAGCTTTGCAAATGAAGCTGAGATTGTTTTTACAACCGTGTCAAGTAGTGGACGGAAGTTGTTCTCTCGTCTTACTCATGGATTTGACATGGTTGTCATCGATGAAGCTGCCCAAGCCAGTGAAGTGGCTGTTCTTCCTCCTCTCTCTCTTGGTGCAGCACGTTGTGTGTTAGTTGGGGATCCACAGCAGCTTCCTGCAACTGTAATCAGCAAAGCAGCTGGAACATTGATGTATAGCAGAAGCCTTTTTGAGAGGTTCCAACAAGCAGGCTGCCCAACAATGTTGTTATCTGTGCAATATAGAATGCATCCTCAAATTAGGGATTTCCCTTCGAAGTATTTTTACCAAGGTCGCCTTACTGATAGTGAGAGTGTTGTCAATTTGGCTGATGAAGCATATTACAAGGATCCTTTGTTGCGGCCTTACATCTTTTATGACATTACACATGGCCGTGAATCCCATCGAGGCGGATCGGTCTCCTACCAGAATACACATGAGGCACAGTTTTGTCTTAGGTTGTATGAGCATCTTCAGAAAACCTGTAAATCTTTAGGTGTTGGAAAAGTATCTGTGGGTATAATTACCCCATACAAGCTGCAACTGAAATGCCTTCAGAGAGAATTTGCAGGAGTCCTAAGTACAGAGGAAGGGAAAGATATCTATATCAACACTGTCGATGCATTCCAAGGTCAAGAGCGTGATGTCATTATTATGTCTTGTGTCCGTGCATCAAATCATGGAGTGGGTTTTGTTGCTGATATACGCCGGATGAATGTAGCTCTCACTCGTGCACGAAGAGCTCTTTGG GTAATGGGAAATGCCAATGCACTCATACAGTCTGAAGATTGGGCTGCTCTTATTGCTGATGCTAAAACAAGAAAATGTTATATGGATATGGATTCTTTGCCAAAGGACTTATTCATGGTGAAAGGTCCTTCTCATGCCAGAGGTTTAAGACCTGGGCCCCGACCTAGGCTGTATGATTCACAACTGGATTCCAGGTCAGGGACACCTTCTGAAGATGATGAGAAGTCAAACACATCACATGCTCCTCTACGGAATGGGAATTACCGGCAGTATAAGCCACAACTAGAGAATTCTCTGGATGATTTTGATCAATCTGGAGATAAATCTAGAGATGTTTGGCCATATGGTTTACATAAGAGGCAAAATGGGCCTGGAGTTGGGAGAAGAAACTTGTAG